TCCGTGAGAGGAAATAAATAGGACTCTTGGGGAGCAGAAAGACATCGTTGAAAAAGGAATGCAATGACTTCCTTTTGGTGAGGGAGAACGTCCACCAAGAATGCTTCTTAGTTTCTAAGTGTGACATATGTTTCTAAGTGTGACATCTGTTTTACATGATATTGTAAAGAGTTCGTTCACTTGTTACCTGTCCAGCCATGCACgctagaattaaaaaaaaaaaaaaaactaagcgGGATGACATTTTTATTTCCAATCTTCAACcgttcttttcaaattatttcaatgcACCGCGAAAACCATTGGCCAACCACATTTATCGGCCAGGAAAGGAACTCAAATGTGACCATCTGAGGGTGGGTGTTAACTTATAACCACTTAACAAGATCTCACTTTTTTGATGTGGGACTTTAAAATGTTACATCCTTTGAGTGGTAAAATGGACAATTTATTCGTGAGtggtaaatttcaaaactttGTCAGTAGAATTAGGTGATTGGCAACTTGTTGGCTTGGTAATTTACCAACAATGCACGAGGTGTACCAATGTCAAATCAATAGTAATGCCATGCTTGTTTCACGAAAATTGAACTTCACTAGAAAAGTAGTTTCGGAGTAAGCAATGTCCAGGGAAGAACGATATGATTTTCCAATGTTTGGGGTGGTCTTCGCAAGTAAAGTGAAGCCTATATTCATATATTTGTCACCGAAAAActctaaatctaattttttaggAACGAAACCCCGAGCTCAACACTAGGATTCTTTTAAAACAAGTTGAAAAAGTTTCGCCCAACCCAAATCAaaaagttcttttctttatcaagGAAACTCAGGGATTGATAGGAAGCAATATAGGGAAGAATCGAGCTGAGCGGCACCACAACAAAAAAAGACATAGAGGACTGGTTAATACTATGTTATTTCTGTCCTATTGAAAGGATTTCAGCCTTGACGACTAGTCGAGAGGGAGTATTTTCTCTTGTGAGTAAGTGCGTGTGTTGTAGGAGGGACATGCTGTAGCTTTGCTAGTGTTCTGGCAGAGCAGGAATTGTTGCGGTCGTGGGGAACTTCGTAACCCGCAACCTACTTGAATTTATTCTTGGAGTTCAACAGAAAAAAATGATGGTAACAACGCCAAATTTGTTGTAAGGTACCCACTTTGGTATCAGAAATTTTTTCGAAGGATTATATGAGTTTGACAACTTCAAGACAACAATTGCTTAAGTGACTTTGACGACTTAGACCGCCAAAAACCTTGACATGTTATTACTTCAATAACAAAAGCTCACCTGTGTCAATTAAATAGACGATTTTATAAAGTTTTGACACTAAAACAATCATTcataaagttttggcactatCTCAATCATTCATTATGTTTTGGCACTAAGGTTACATGTTAGTAAGTTTAGAGAATGAGATAGCACCTTGTGACACTTCATTTTATTGATGCATAGCATTATTAGTGCTCGAGTTTTGGAAAGGCATAAAAATTCGTTTTCAACTGATTCACCTCTCACCTCTTGGTTTACATAACTTGGATCTTAAGATTTAGCAATGCCAAAAGGGCAAGGCCAGCCAAGACAGGGCACGGCCTGTTCATGTGACAGGCCAAGTGGTGTTGTGGCCACGCAATAAAATTCAATAGCAGTCGATCCTTCTCAAGTGAAGAAGCAGCTAATTTCTACCTGAACTTGAAAGTAGTAAAACCATTATTTCAAGTTACCTACCAATAAAATTGCTTACTTGTCATATTGAAGAACCCTTGATAATCTAATAAGATCCCTTGTCAAATTGAAGAATCATTATGTGTAGTACCACCGttaattgttttaaaagtttagatTATTAGATGAATGGATTGtttattatttacatattttaacaaatttattataaaattcgaaaatgATAGTCATAATTTGAAGTTGCTAACTGGCCAACGATCATGTCACTACCTTTCTGATGACGATTGTTTAACATTATCTGGggaaactgaaaaagaaacatcatTCTCTGGAAGTCAGAGAATCGTATGATGTAATTTGCGATATATGAGACGAGGTTTCTTATTTAAAAGTGctattctattttttattgGCTTACATCAACAGCTGCTACTTAATAAAGTCATTGAGCTGGCATCAGCGGCGGCTTGAAGTTCACACGACGTCGGTAAACCAATCTTGCGTGACTCAGGTTGCCAAAATAGTGGTTGATAATATTTGGAATCATGGTTGATGGAGTCATAGGCGTTTTTAAAATTATGCGACGAAGTCCTTAACTCATAGTCGGTCCGGCGTGGCCTATGTTATTGCGAGGAAGTGTCAatcaatgtatttatttaagaaCAGTGATTGCACATTTTTGAAAAACTTCTAGGATTCTACTGATTAAATATAAACATTTATAACTCAATCGACTTGCCAATGCGATGTGTAGGGCTTCCATTGTACTAAGCTCTTGGTTGGATAGGAAGTTCGAGATGTTTTGTCAACCTCATTTCTATCTGATTTTGTGGTAGTCATAAGGGGCCAATTTTTTTCAGATCAATAGGATGATTGGTGGGTTACATAGATAGACATCACAGATATTTTAATCTAACTAAAGATGAATATAATTGATGTTCATCTAAGGAAAACTAGCAATCATAAGTCTGGTTAACATGACCCattaaagaaaacgaaaaaaagtgAGAGGAAGGGtaattaattttgagaaatgattgaggaatagtttttaatgcactatAATTATAATAGTctatttgaaattataaaaaaactaaatatcatataattataaattgttgcgGGGTCAACTTCTTTAGGAATTTGTGACTCCTAATACAATGTTAATCTTTTATTAGTCTAAAGCCTATAATGCTAGCAAAGatcattaatttttgaaaaatgagagtgTGACGGCGCCTTTACTCTCCTATGAGTAACGGTGTTGTCCCCACCATACAttttccttaagaaaatcaCCAATCTTATTTGATGGGTTCGCTAGCCCACCAAGTAAGATTCCTTaaactagaaagaaaatatattagcCAAAACAAAGACGagtgaataaaaaaaggaacttaTTAGCATCGTCccatgtaaaatatttttacagtAAGTGTAGAAAataatgatttaaaatttttatttcaagagaaTAAATTTAGGATCACTAGCCACAACACCtgtgcaaaatattttttcacacCTATTGTCGTGAATGAAAAATATCTATGATCTATTGAAACGAACACGATTGTCAAAATTGAACTTAAATATTTTATACCACCAACGTTAAAACTCCATAAGTATATAGAGGGGTGACTACTAATATTATACGTCAAGTAACATTTATCTTTGTGCAATTAAAGTCAAAAGAGGTCGACAACCTAGAACTCAAATGTCTGGCTATCTAGAAGTCTATGGAACACTTGTAACTACATGAAGCGGTTAAATGTTTCAGTACACACCACCTTTAGCCTGTAAAGTAACTCTGATCCAAAGCACTTTGTACATAATTAGTGAAATTTGAACATATTATTTCTGGTGTCGAAGCTGGACATTTCCCAGTGCCTTGACTACTTTAGCGGCGGGGAAGAGAGACGAATTtgttttataatatttaaatggaaggatttttaattttatgtatGCAAATACGTCACAAAACATTAATTGAAAGTCCACGGTATGTGTTTTCCATGTGTAAGATATttacaattaatttttgtattaattgCTATATAgctatttttcttatatttggaGCGATATTCACCCTTTAAATACAAATTAATGCTCTCTCtcaacattttattttcctttcggTTGTTCAAGTCCATGAACATGAAACATGAGATCCATATTGCACAATTACTAAAGAGAAGTAACGGTGCCGTAAGGCTCTAAGTATTCAATGCTAAGTTGAGTGTACTTTTAGTTTTTCCCAATATAATATAACTGGTTGACTTCGTTAATATACTTAATTGAAAACCAGTTTCATGTTAAACACAACATGATATTCTATGTCAATTTTCCCAACTAACGCACGTTGACTGCACATACATGTCATAAGCTAGGGATTGAATTCATCAATGACGATAAAATTTAAACaataaaagtacaaaaaaaaggtTATAAACATATTGAACCACCGCTTTGGTGGCCACAATGATTTGGACTTTCTCCCCCTtacgaaggggaggagttcaaatcccctCACGGTTGCTTGAGGTCTTAAGTGTGACGTCGGGATGGTGTTTCCTCCTCTAGCATCACTCCGGGGTTTATCTGGCTGCCAACTATACGGGGTTTCctgggtataaaaaaaaaaaaaaaaaacgtattgTATTAgtacaaattcaattataaacttttaatttgaccaattaaatcctaaatattttgcatttatgccaattgagtctatctgaTGGATTTTTGGCTTGAAATCATTGACCTAAATGCTAGCCATCATATATGGTACGACGGCATAgacgtggacaaattttgcaaatttttgatatttttcgattattattattattttatcttattattattatttttccattgtGGCCGGTGGGGGTCATGGCCCTCGTCTAGGCCATGGGTGGCCTCGAGTGAGGGCCATGaagccctcaccagatctagcaagggtggcCCTTGACCAGGCCGCAATGGTCGAGCCCTAGCGgcaacttttataatttttctttaatttttcccttttcttttctttgcagtAGGCACTAGCGACCAATGCTTATCATAGAATAGGGAAAATAATTCAAAgaattttaaacaaatgaaaaaaaccTAGATGCCAGCATCGGTTATGCCACGTAGGACAATTGATGTTGATTAGAgccacatcaatgatttttggTTTTAATTGGCTAGAAAGACTACATtggaaaataatcttttaagactaaattagtaaaattggaaggtttaaaattgaattggtggTCGTACAATAGATGTgggattttatatttttgttgctttacttttcttttccttgcatcTACTAGCCAAATAGAATCTGTTAGCTTTTAATATTAGTTTAAATAAGTTCACCACTAACTTTCAGATCACGTTAAGCATTTCCAGCAAGGTGGTAATTTCAAATTCATACAATTTGACAAAGCACCCTCATGCCGCAAGATAAaagcatatatatttttatcatcgaCATTTTTCACCTTCTTGAATACAATTAACGGAGTTAAATGGAAGCCTGGCGTTTCACTTATCAGTTCCCTACGATACATTTTCCATTGTTGACCATACATAAGAAAGAGTAGCTTCAATTAGGAATGTGCAAAGGAACCGaaaaccgcccggaaccggaccaaacTGGCCTAGAATGACGATTCCTATGGGGACCGGTTTGGTTCTTgattccaatttaatggaatttgTAAGTATTGGTTCAGTTCTTGATTCTAGGCGTGGAACCGTCTACCTATCTACCCAGattagacacacacacacaaagaaATTCCATCTCAATTACTTAATTCTAGGCATGGAACCATCTACCTATCTACCTATATAtgttcattattattattattattattattattattattattattatgatatATGTAGTTATTTAAcattattgattaattttgtCTATATTAATCCCTATACtatttttcattctaataatccatttacttactttttcagccaaaaaaaaaaataataataaacaaagagAAAGGATGAGACCGATTGGAGATGTTCATAATGTTGCCGTGTTTTGTTGTGATGATACAAAATTAAGAGTCAATGACTAGTTTTAAGAGCACAATCAAGTCTCTCCTTAGCCACCTTAGCatttaaattagattgatgTTGAAAAGAAGATGGATTAAGCGATTAATATTTTAACTGTTGTGGAGGTTAGGAATTCTAATGTAGAGTCTAATTCTCCACATGTTCTTGTTGGGGAACCCTAAGAGGATCACACCATAAACTTCAAAGAAATTAAGTGCCGAGCAAATTAGTATTGTCTATTTGTTTCGCCCTATAGTTTTCAATCTTTAAGCAAAATCAATGGCTCACATTTTAACACAAATTTAAGGCCGTACAAGCTTTGGTTAGAAACTAAGTTCACCATTCtattatttgatgaatataaAGTTGTAGGGATTGGGGACTAGTTCCATGGACCCACATGGGAATCGGAGCGGACTGGTAAATCGGTTCCTGAGGGATTCATGAAACCAATCGGTCCTTAGTAAATGATTCCTATTTCCAATGCAAGAATTGCTCACCTGGACCATGCTCATCCCTAGCTTCAATGCCACTCTCTCCCTCACCTACTCACTTTTTATTCCAACTTTcaagcttttgcttctttacttttagtgaaattttcacttattttatgcaattatctaaaaataaattcttttttgtgCTTGGTAAACAATTATTGACATGACAAACACGATATATCATTGTgcactatataaaaatataacttCATCTCAACACAATCTTAACAAATTTTGATTCACGTTAATAGTATATGTCTAAAAatgtattatatttatattttgcacttaattttacttttatccgATGTGCAGTTTGTAATTAGCTCTTGAAGTGAAATGGACAAAGTATGTTCCGTAGCAACTGTATTGGTGTCAAAATCATAAATGCTGATCCTATGTTAGTTTGATGTCTTTCAAGTCATCTATGTACTtccaaacttaaaaataaaaacactgtgattttttttccaacttttagCTTCCTTCATCCAATCTGAtgtaattaatcaatttaaataaGCAGTATCTCAAACTTTTAATGATCTCTCAATTAttaatttatgactcaattggtcaaaaaaataagtttagaattgaattggcacaactgcaaaatgtttataatttttttttttttggtaatttcctgCATAATTGTGTGTAGTACTATGCTCATTGTGCTGGCAGGCACATGTTTATTACTAGTTCTAAATAAGAATTCATGGCTATGTACTCTAGGCAGTACTCGTAATCGTTCTTCATCTTTTGAAGAAGATTATCACTTATCTTTTGTTTATCTTCTTAATTACAAGCGGTGGAACATTCTTTGTTGGCAAATATGTGCTTGGATGGTTGGACGATTAAACCCTAAGTTGCAAACCCGAAACACTAACCAAACATCATGATTTGCTTGAACTCTAAAAATTAgctaatattttatatttaataaaaaccTATTGCGACCTAATCTCGTGTCAAAATCCTAGCCCTCCAATCTACGAATTTAATTCGGGGCTGAGCTCCTTCTCCCTGTGTTATCCGAAAAGAACCAAAATCCTACtcaaacaacgtcgtttttggTTAAATGTATGTGGCGTCTTCTGTCTTAAGGATATAAGtttgtaccttttcttttatttgggcaatatttttgtcctttaagcctaagtttgtgctttttttttttttttttttttttttgaatagtttCAAAACTGGGTGTTATTTTTGTCTTGACTATACAAGTTCATGCTTTCTTTGGCATTGTTGGCCGTCAGATATTTGGAACACATTTCACGAGCAAATTGTTTTCTAGAAATTAATACATGTAAGGTTGCATGAGCAGGAATAATTGTAATTGAGTATGATGAAatcaagagaggaaaaaatatattcGCATGTGGTCTTCCTTGTGTTTCTGTTGCTTTGCCTTCCGTAATGCAAGTACTTGCATTCAGTGTTTTCCGTCTCTTTTCAATATAAGCAACTTCATAAAGTTAACGATTCGTTTTTAGAATTAGAACggatatataataaatttttggcaaaagattgaaataaatttcacgtgttgaacaattcttttggaaagcaCCAAAAGAGCACGGAAAACCCAGTTAACTAGGTTAATCCAAGAAGAGCATTCTGTCGAGATGTgaagaatttcaaaatgaaagcatATCATTAATTAGGAACCACTTTTTAAGTCAAGAAGGCATGATATATTTACATTGACTTTTCCTTTATTCTCAACGAACATAACAAACCATTTTACGCACACAATGTATGAAACAAGAGGACAGAATTTGATCAATTACGAATCAAGGAATTCGATCTGATTCTAGTCAAGATCAGGGGACTCCATATTGGGGATGAATAGTGAACAAAGGAATAGGGACATGCTTGTAAGAAGGAGACAGCTGCACTTTGAAACTCTGTAAAATCAAGGTCAGAGCTACTTTGGTTTCAAGGAAAGCAAAGTTTTGGCCAATGCAAGTTCTAGGGCCCGAACCGAAAGGGAAAAAGCAGAGCTTattcttggttgattttgaGACTCCCTCAGAGAATCTGTCCGGATTGAACTCTTTGGCATCATCACCCCAAATCTCTGGATCATGGTGGATCAGGATAATGGGCACAAAAAGCAAAACTCCTGGAGGTATTTGAATATCTCCCAACTTGGTTTTCTTGTGAACTGTTCTCATCGTCATAAATACAGGCGGATATAACCTAAGCACCTCATTCAGTATCATGCTTACCTGCATATAAATCAATTTGTAGTCAGCTTGTTTTTGTCCAAAAAGACATTAATAATGCAActatcaaattaattaaaacttgCCCGGTGGACCTAATATATCAAACTAAATATCATTCATGTGATCCGTGTTGTAACTTCGAATGAGGAGGCATGATCCATGTGTCTCACTTCTGTCACTAGCGGAACCTAACTTGAGTAACTATTGCCTAAATactcattttttacttttgttttggcGGAAGTACAACAACTATATTTCGGGGCAGGTGGTtacaattttttcctttatttctcgtttgtaatttcttttttcgtttttgcaAAAACCTATTATCTGATATGAGTTTTCAGTTTCAGGAATGTATGTCTTGAAAGCGAGATGAACATCAACCTATAATACGAGGAGAATCCTTACAATTTTTAGTCGGCTCAACCCATCAAAATCAGGTTTGTTGTTGCCGTAAACTCGCAGAACTTCCTCTCTTGCTCTGTCTTGCCAGTCTTGGTACTTGCTCAACAAAATCAGAGTCCAAGTCAGCAAAACAGAAGCCGACTCTTGACCCGCTAGGTTGAACGCTTTGCACTCTTGAATCACATCCTCTATGCTCATACCCTTTTGATGCCCGgattcttgaatttctttcatGTTTGATTTTAGCAACAGTCCCAACAGATCGTCTTCATCTACTCCTCCTTCCTTCATTGCCTTCTCTCTTTTGGTCACTACGTCTTCCAACAATCCTCTTACTTTGTGGTCAATTTCTTTCATCCTCTTCTGCAGTTTGGTCGGCAAGaggctgcattttttattttattttttaacacaAGTCAACTTAAAGATGAAACTTTATACATTAATTTGGTTTCCACAGCTTTGTGTCTTGCAACATAAGTACACtcaatcattttcattaattcTTATGAGTTTAGAAGCTGGAAAACAGCAATCGTGAGGACAATTCGATCGAATATTTGccttattaaaaattgttttgacAGGAAAGAAATTGCAGTAAGCGCAATATACTATCTTGTAATCGCAATCCAACCCCTATCCATGATTTGCAGGAAGAAAATTGTCTTCAGAAACTTTTCAATCCTTGTGTGGCAAGATGCTTTAAGATTGGTGCATGATTTACAAAATCACAAGAAAATGGTGGAAGGTTTAAACTGACTTCATGGATAAGGATTGAGGAAGTCACTGAAGTCTGTTATTATATGCTTTTGTATCAGTTAAAGATCTCAGGATAAATTGTTGCTAGATTAATCTCGACTGACCTCCAGCCGGGGATAAACACGAATTGAAGAACTTTGTATGTGAGGCTCATTTGTTCTTGTTGAAGGAGGAAGATGCTCTTGGCTTGTTCGCAGTTACCACCGAAAGCAGCTCTATAGAGAACATCACCACTCAAATGTTGAAGGTGAGGCCACACATCCACTTCACCAGCCAAACATTGCTTCTCCCATCCCTAATCATCTCCTCACAACTTGAACACGTTGCTGTCACTACATTCTGTAAGTTTTCAACAGTTAAAAAGCTATAGAGTAAGtaatttttagttattagatTTTCATGGACTACGAGTTTCATGTGCTGTTACAATGAAATATGATGggattattaattattttaagttccCTTAGATGTTTCATGTGGTCAGGAAACTTTTAGCAACGAGCAGTAATACCTTCAACTTCTCATAGTGAAAAGCCGGGTTGATGATCTTTCTATGTTTGGCCCATTTCTCACCCTCAATCTCCAGAAGCCCCGATATAAAGAGATCTCCAATGGCCTTGGGATGGGGCTTTTCAAACTCGTTGATCCgtgaaaatatttctttcaaCATGTCTGAGTCCATGATGTTCAGTACAGGCGTTGGCCCAAACCATGTAAAGCAAAGCTTCCCTGCAATAACCATTTTTTAGAAACTACATAAATAATCTAGGCGTCA
This Eucalyptus grandis isolate ANBG69807.140 chromosome 7, ASM1654582v1, whole genome shotgun sequence DNA region includes the following protein-coding sequences:
- the LOC120295829 gene encoding cytochrome P450 CYP72A219-like, with amino-acid sequence MSLTYKVLQFVFIPGWSLLPTKLQKRMKEIDHKVRGLLEDVVTKREKAMKEGGVDEDDLLGLLLKSNMKEIQESGHQKGMSIEDVIQECKAFNLAGQESASVLLTWTLILLSKYQDWQDRAREEVLRVYGNNKPDFDGLSRLKIVSMILNEVLRLYPPVFMTMRTVHKKTKLGDIQIPPGVLLFVPIILIHHDPEIWGDDAKEFNPDRFSEGVSKSTKNKLCFFPFGSGPRTCIGQNFAFLETKVALTLILQSFKVQLSPSYKHVPIPLFTIHPQYGVP
- the LOC120295830 gene encoding cytochrome P450 72A15-like, translating into MVIAGKLCFTWFGPTPVLNIMDSDMLKEIFSRINEFEKPHPKAIGDLFISGLLEIEGEKWAKHRKIINPAFHYEKLKNVVTATCSSCEEMIRDGRSNVWLVKWMCGLTFNI